The window TACAAAAGCCTAAAATAGATATGTTAAGTGATATTACTTATTCACAACCAGGTAATTTGAATTTAAAACTTGATTTATTAAAATCTGAGATCAAAGAAAAACAACCATTATTAATTTTTATAACAGGTGGAGGATTTTTTGCTTCTCCCAAAAATAATTATATTCAGCAAAGATTAGCTATAGCTGAAGCAGGTTATATTGTTGCAAGTATTGAATATAGAGTTATTCCACAAGGAAAATTTCCAGATCCTTTAATTGATATAAAAGCAGCAATAAGATATTTGAAAGCTAATGCGGATAAATTTGGTATAGATAAAGAAAGAGTTGCTGTTATGGGTGAATCTGCTGGAGGGTATTTAGCATCACTAGCTGGAACAACAGTTAAAAGAAAAGAATTTGAAATAGGAGAAAATTTAGAGGAGAATAGTGATATACAAGCAGTGATAAATATTTATGGATTATCAGATTTAACACAGGTTGGAAGTGACTATTCAAAAGAAGTACAAGAAAATCATAATTCTCCATCAGCACCACAAGCAATATTAATAAATGGTATGTCTATTTTTGGAAATGGAGGATCAGTGAATAGTAACTTAGAAGCAGCTAAAAAAGCAAATCCAATAACCTATATATCAAAAAATACACCTTCGTTTTTATTAATGCACGGGGATAAAGATACGTTAGTTTCACCAAGTCAAACGGATTTATTGTATCAAGAGTTGAAAAAAAATAAAATAGATGCAAAAAGATATGTTGTAAAAAATGCAGGACATGGAGATATTTATTGGAGCCAATCGGAAATAACAGAATTAATTATTAAATTTTTAAATGAAAAATTAAAATAATATAAAAAATTATCAGGAGGTAAAAATGAGACAAGTATTTTTAAAAAACAAATTATTTAAAAAAATTATTCAAGGAGTTACATTATTAACTTTAAGTAGTAATACTATTTTAGCTTCAACTACTTTAGCGTGGGATAAAACTTTTCCTAAAAGTGATAAAGTAAATGTAGAAAAAGTATCCTTTTATAATAGGTTAGGAATAAATGTAGTAGGAGATTTGTATACTCCTAAGGATATGGATATGAATAAAAAGTATTCAGCTCTAATTGTAGGAAGTCCTTACGGTGCAGTAAAAGAGCAAGCTGGAGGAGTTTATGCACAAAATATGGCTGAAAAAGGATATGTAACTTTAGCATTTGATGCGTCATATAATGGTGAAAGTGGAGGTCAACCTAGATTTAACGCTTCACCAGAAGCTTTTGCGGATGATTTTAGTGCTGCTGTTGATTTTTTAGGAACGAGAAAATTTGTAAATAGAAATCAAATAGGTGTAATAGGAGTTTGTGGAAGTGGAAGTTTTGCTTTAAGTGCTGCGAAAATTGATCCAAGAATTAAAGCTCTTGCCACAATTAGTATGTATGATATGGGTCGTGGAAGTCGTCAAGGTTTAAATGATTCAGTGACACTTGATGAAAGAAAAAAAATGCTACAAGAAATAGCAGAGCAACGTTGGGCTGAATATGAAGGAAAAGGAAGGGCTTTTGCAATCGGGACACCTGAAACAATAGATGAAAACTCTCCAGAAGTTGCAAAAGAATTCTTTGATTATTACAGAACTTCTCGTGGGCAACATCCTCGTTCATTAGCTGCGATGTCTTTAATTAGTAGTATAAGTCTAATGAATTCTTATCCTTTAACAGAATTAGAAGCAATTTCACCAAGACCATTATTATTTATAGCGGGAGAATTTGCACATTCTAGATATTTTAGTGAAGATGCTTATAGTAAAGCAAGCGAACCTAAAGAGTTACATATTGTTCCTGGTGCAGGACATGTTGATCTTTATGATAGAGTAGATCTAATTCCGTTTATAAAATTAGATTCATTTTTCAAAAAACATTTAAAATAATATAATAAACTTGCTTAAAAAAAATAAATTTATTATACTGTTTATACTATAAAAAAAAGGGAGAAACAGTATGCAAGATAAAGAGTTAAATTGGGGAATTTTAGGAACAGGAGTAGTTGCTAATGAAATGGCTGTAGCTTTAAAAAAAGCTGGTAAGAAAATATATTCAATAGGAAATAGAACACACAGTAAAGCACTTGAATTCGCTCAAAAATATGAGATTGGTAAAGTTTATGATAATTTTAATGGTGCGACACGTTTCGTAATGAAAAGTTACGACATGTTAAAAGTAGCTTAGAATAAGCGAAATAACAG of the Cetobacterium sp. ZOR0034 genome contains:
- a CDS encoding alpha/beta hydrolase; the encoded protein is MNVKKILIILMVTFFTKLMGFQSEEIDVLLQKPKIDMLSDITYSQPGNLNLKLDLLKSEIKEKQPLLIFITGGGFFASPKNNYIQQRLAIAEAGYIVASIEYRVIPQGKFPDPLIDIKAAIRYLKANADKFGIDKERVAVMGESAGGYLASLAGTTVKRKEFEIGENLEENSDIQAVINIYGLSDLTQVGSDYSKEVQENHNSPSAPQAILINGMSIFGNGGSVNSNLEAAKKANPITYISKNTPSFLLMHGDKDTLVSPSQTDLLYQELKKNKIDAKRYVVKNAGHGDIYWSQSEITELIIKFLNEKLK
- a CDS encoding NAD(P)-binding domain-containing protein, which encodes MQDKELNWGILGTGVVANEMAVALKKAGKKIYSIGNRTHSKALEFAQKYEIGKVYDNFNGATRFVMKSYDMLKVA
- a CDS encoding alpha/beta hydrolase; amino-acid sequence: MRQVFLKNKLFKKIIQGVTLLTLSSNTILASTTLAWDKTFPKSDKVNVEKVSFYNRLGINVVGDLYTPKDMDMNKKYSALIVGSPYGAVKEQAGGVYAQNMAEKGYVTLAFDASYNGESGGQPRFNASPEAFADDFSAAVDFLGTRKFVNRNQIGVIGVCGSGSFALSAAKIDPRIKALATISMYDMGRGSRQGLNDSVTLDERKKMLQEIAEQRWAEYEGKGRAFAIGTPETIDENSPEVAKEFFDYYRTSRGQHPRSLAAMSLISSISLMNSYPLTELEAISPRPLLFIAGEFAHSRYFSEDAYSKASEPKELHIVPGAGHVDLYDRVDLIPFIKLDSFFKKHLK